A stretch of Brassica napus cultivar Da-Ae chromosome C6, Da-Ae, whole genome shotgun sequence DNA encodes these proteins:
- the LOC106386159 gene encoding extensin-3 — MGSPVAFLAAALLVLALSLGFVSETTANYYYSSPPPPVKHYTPPVYKSPPPLIKHYPAPPVYKSPPPPKKQYEYKSPPPPVKHYSPRPVYKSPPPPKKHYEYKSPPPPVYQSPPPPVYHSPPPPKKHYEYKSPPPPPPVYQSPPPPVYHSPPPPKKHYEYKSPPPPVYQSPPPPVYHSPPPPKKHYEYKSPPPPVYQSPPPPVYHSPPPPKKHYEYKSPPPPVYQSPPPPAYHSPPPPKKHYEYKSPPPPVYQSPPPPVYHSPPPPKKHYEYKSPPPLVYQSPPPPVYHSPPPPKKHYEYKSPPPPVYQSPPPPVYHSPPPPKKHYEYKSPPPPVYQSPPPPVYHSPPPPKHYEYKSPPPPVHSPPPPVHYSPPHQPYLYKSPPPPYHY; from the coding sequence ATGGGATCACCAGTGGCCTTTTTGGCAGCAGCTTTGCTTGTCTTAGCATTATCTCTTGGTTTTGTATCTGAAACCACCGCAAATTACTATtattcttctcctcctccgccgGTGAAGCACTACACTCCTCCAGTTTACAAATCTCCACCACCACTTATTAAACACTATCCAGCTCCTCCAGTTTACAAATCTCCCCCACCACCCAAGAAGCAATACGAATACAAATCACCTCCACCACCGGTAAAGCATTACTCCCCTCGACCGGTTtacaagtctcctccaccaccgaAGAAGCACTACGAGTAcaaatcaccaccaccacctgtCTACCAGTCTCCCCCTCCTCCAGTGTACCactctcctccaccaccaaaGAAGCACTACGAGTAcaaatcaccaccaccaccaccaccggtcTACcagtctcctcctcctccagtttaccactctccaccaccaccaaagaAGCACTACGAGTAcaaatcaccaccaccaccggtcTACcagtctcctcctcctccagtttaccactctccaccaccaccaaagaAGCACTACGAGTAcaaatcaccaccaccaccggtcTACcagtctcctcctcctccagtttaccactctccaccaccaccaaagaAGCACTACGAGTACAAATCCCCACCACCACCGGTCTACcagtctcctcctcctccggcctaccactctcctccaccaccaaaGAAGCACTACGAGTAcaaatcaccaccaccaccagtcTACcagtctcctcctcctccagtgtaccactctccaccaccacctaAGAAGCACTACGAGTACAAATCACCACCACCACTAGTCTACcagtctcctcctcctccagttTACCactctcctccaccaccaaaGAAGCATTATGAGTAcaaatctcctcctcctccagttTACCAGTCTCCCCCACCTCCAGTTTACCACTCTCCTCCACCACCCAAGAAGCATTATGAGTAcaaatctcctcctcctccagttTATcagtctcctcctcctccggtttACCATTCTCCCCCACCACCAAAACACTATGAATAcaaatctcctcctcctcccgtCCACTCTCCTCCTCCACCGGTTCACTACTCACCTCCTCACCAACCCTACCTCTACAAATCTCCACCTCCTCCATACCACTACTAA
- the LOC106386171 gene encoding SKP1-interacting partner 15: MESSPINRLPTDSLHQIFSSLPLRQIIICRSVCKFFNHLLTSQPFTEIISARPPLNLLALRPPHHHRHRHAANPQPCINVYDPDENRWLRFNLDFLPFRSPQPVASSNGLIYLWGDSVNSVDSSKSLVACNPLTRQFKVLPQLGSAWSRHGTVLVDSVNRVMVLTELAALYYSGAVVANQWLKFSSNLPSKPRSPVLMSTSVFALCDVGSPWRSQWKLFSCRLTSLAVTHTNWTCLEKHEWGDIFDIIKRPRLLRGEGESKLLMIGGLKSTFSLNPACSTILILRLCLESLEWEEAGRMPLEMYRGFQESSKFKVFGGGDRVYFSAKRMGKLAMWDCWEGWRWVDGVSGYGDGLCRGFVFEAKLTLMQ, translated from the coding sequence ATGGAGTCATCGCCAATCAACCGTCTCCCAACGGACTCGCTCCACCAGATCTTCTCATCCCTCCCCCTCCGCCAAATCATCATCTGCAGATCCGTCTGTAAGTTCTTCAACCACCTCTTGACCTCGCAGCCCTTCACCGAGATCATCTCCGCGCGTCCTCCTCTCAACCTCCTCGCTCTCCGCCCCCCGCACCACCACAGACACCGCCACGCGGCGAACCCGCAACCCTGCATCAACGTGTACGATCCAGACGAGAATCGATGGCTCAGATTCAACCTCGACTTCCTCCCTTTCCGCTCGCCTCAGCCCGTGGCTTCCTCCAACGGGTTGATCTACCTCTGGGGCGACTCGGTTAACTCGGTTGACTCGAGCAAGTCCCTCGTGGCCTGTAACCCCCTGACTCGCCAGTTCAAGGTGTTGCCTCAGCTCGGCTCGGCCTGGTCGCGTCACGGGACTGTTCTCGTCGACTCGGTTAACAGAGTCATGGTCCTAACCGAGCTAGCCGCTCTGTATTACTCAGGCGCGGTGGTTGCTAACCAGTGGCTCAAATTCTCATCGAACTTGCCGTCGAAGCCGAGGAGCCCCGTGTTGATGTCGACCTCCGTGTTCGCGTTATGCGACGTCGGATCGCCGTGGAGAAGCCAGTGGAAGCTCTTCTCGTGTAGGCTCACGAGCCTCGCGGTGACTCACACGAACTGGACTTGCTTGGAGAAGCACGAGTGGGGAGATATCTTTGATATCATAAAACGACCGCGTTTGCTGCGCGGGGAAGGCGAGTCTAAGCTGCTTATGATCGGGGGGTTGAAGTCGACGTTCTCGTTGAACCCGGCGTGTTCGACTATTCTGATACTTAGGCTTTGTTTAGAGAGCTTGGAGTGGGAGGAAGCGGGGAGGATGCCGCTTGAGATGTACAGAGGGTTTCAAGAATCGAGTAAGTTTAAGGTTTTTGGGGGTGGTGATAGGGTTTACTTCTCTGCTAAGAGGATGGGGAAGCTTGCGATGTGGGATTGTTGGGAAGGGTGGAGATGGGTTGATGGTGTTTCTGGTTATGGTGATGGGTTGTGTCGTGGGTTTGTGTTCGAAGCTAAGCTTACATTGATGCAATGA